A part of Denitratisoma oestradiolicum genomic DNA contains:
- the queF gene encoding preQ(1) synthase, with protein MPSQPGKTLETFPNPAAHRDYQIHMEIPEFTCLCPKTGQPDFAVLTLDYIADKLCVELKSLKLYIWSFREEGHFHEDVTNRILDDLVKAVKPRYMRLTARFYVRGGIFTNVVAEHRKKGWKPAPRVELAEFQSQSNTRG; from the coding sequence ATGCCCAGCCAACCCGGCAAGACCCTGGAAACCTTTCCCAATCCCGCAGCCCACCGGGACTACCAGATTCACATGGAGATCCCCGAATTCACCTGCCTGTGTCCCAAGACCGGCCAGCCGGACTTCGCCGTGCTGACCCTGGACTACATCGCCGACAAGCTCTGCGTGGAACTGAAGAGCCTGAAGCTCTACATCTGGAGCTTCCGCGAGGAAGGGCATTTCCACGAGGACGTGACCAACCGCATCCTGGACGACCTGGTGAAGGCCGTGAAGCCCCGCTACATGCGGCTGACCGCCCGCTTCTACGTGCGCGGCGGAATATTCACCAACGTGGTGGCAGAGCACCGCAAGAAGGGTTGGAAGCCGGCACCCCGGGTGGAACTGGCGGAATTCCAGTCCCAGTCCAACACACGGGGCTGA
- the smc gene encoding chromosome segregation protein SMC, translating to MRLTKLKLAGFKSFVDPTTVLFPSQLAGVVGPNGCGKSNIIDAVRWVLGESKASELRGESIQDVIFKGSGTRKEVSRASVELYFDNAQGKAAGQWSQYEEITVKRVLDREGNSSYYINNLHVRRRDVIDLFLGTGLGPRAYAIIGQGMISRIVEAKPDDLRGFLEEAAGVTKYKERRKETENRLEDARENLSRVEDIRNELDGQIGRLESQAEVARQYKDLNAQLTRKQQLLWLKKRNDARQDAARLATTVAESATRLEGETAQLREIEARVEHAREAHFAASDALHNAQAEMYAANAEVTRLETEIGRMRETTLRLEQRLQQLSVEDGHWRGQAAQLQQDAARWNSLLENARLRAGTAGARHEEAAERLPQAEEAVQAAGSALSEARMLLAEAEQGLRLAEADRGHADRALEGLGQRAARLEQEKAALGAPDPIQLAASQEAQARAEEELAMQQERLAELQGRLPGFEAQLRSARERLQAAHRQATESRARRDALVQLQKRVQQSGDIGEWLQARGLADAKPLWQSLQVEPGWETAVEAVLRERLAALVTDGETARQALASPPPTIVALALPDGAPALPLAAEGLRAKVRSDDSRWSSVLDEWLGQVMVAEDLNVLPTQASPFIQFVNRAGHLRGAHGLTLYVPDAKTHGVIERQREIEELEAVIEARQQDEDAARESQQEAERQLADTQAELAQTRRGEQESRQRAHAAQVEALKLAQAQARFEERAAQITRDLEDIRRHEDTERTAQMRAEEGAARWGEQLEVAQERLARAGEVQRQKENALREARALEQQLSREAQEAGFSERECISKLEDNARNVEIAQTQLERVVGETVQAREELAGISDDVLLDQLQAALINKQSQEGLLAERRNGMETVAAELRAMDEQRLRLEQGLTPLRDKINELKLKQQAAQLNEEQYQQRLVEANADEGALIPDLLPGLRESTMQGEITRLGNEIEALGPVNLAALEELNSARERKGYLDAQSGDLLEAINTLDDAIRRIDRETREQLQETYDTVNRHFGTLFPQLFGGGEARLILTGDEILDAGIQIMAQPPGKKNSTIHLLSGGEKALTAIALVFAMFQLNPAPFCLLDEVDAPLDDSNTARFADMVKRMSVSTQFIFISHNKIAMEMAQQLIGVTMQERGVSRVVEVDMEEALRMTEEKAA from the coding sequence GTGCGCCTGACCAAACTCAAACTTGCTGGATTCAAATCCTTTGTAGACCCCACCACCGTGCTGTTCCCCAGCCAATTGGCCGGGGTGGTGGGCCCCAATGGTTGCGGCAAATCCAACATCATCGACGCGGTGCGTTGGGTGCTGGGGGAATCCAAGGCCTCGGAACTGCGGGGCGAATCCATACAGGATGTGATTTTCAAGGGCTCCGGTACCCGCAAGGAAGTGAGCCGGGCCAGCGTCGAGCTGTACTTCGACAACGCCCAGGGCAAGGCTGCCGGCCAGTGGAGCCAGTACGAGGAGATCACGGTCAAGCGGGTGCTGGACCGGGAGGGCAACTCCAGCTACTACATCAACAACCTCCACGTGCGGCGCCGGGACGTGATCGACCTGTTCCTGGGCACGGGCCTGGGTCCCCGGGCCTACGCCATCATCGGCCAGGGCATGATCTCCCGCATCGTCGAGGCCAAACCCGACGACTTGCGGGGCTTCCTGGAGGAGGCGGCTGGCGTCACCAAATACAAGGAGCGGCGCAAGGAAACCGAGAATCGTCTGGAGGATGCACGGGAGAACCTGTCCCGGGTCGAGGACATCCGCAATGAACTGGACGGTCAGATCGGCCGCCTGGAGTCCCAGGCCGAGGTGGCGCGCCAGTACAAGGACCTCAACGCCCAACTGACCCGCAAGCAGCAACTGCTCTGGCTCAAGAAGCGCAACGACGCCCGCCAGGACGCTGCCCGCCTGGCGACCACGGTGGCGGAGTCGGCCACCCGGCTGGAGGGTGAGACCGCCCAGTTGCGGGAAATCGAGGCACGGGTGGAGCATGCACGGGAGGCTCATTTCGCCGCCTCGGACGCCCTCCATAACGCCCAGGCCGAGATGTACGCCGCCAATGCGGAAGTCACCCGGCTGGAGACGGAAATCGGCCGCATGCGGGAGACCACCCTGCGTCTGGAGCAGCGCCTGCAACAACTGTCGGTGGAGGATGGCCACTGGCGCGGCCAGGCCGCCCAGTTGCAGCAGGACGCGGCGCGCTGGAATTCCCTGCTGGAAAATGCCCGGTTGCGGGCCGGCACCGCCGGCGCCCGCCACGAGGAAGCTGCGGAGCGCCTGCCCCAGGCCGAGGAGGCGGTGCAGGCCGCCGGCAGTGCCCTGTCCGAGGCCCGCATGCTGCTGGCCGAGGCCGAACAGGGGCTGCGCCTGGCCGAGGCCGACCGGGGCCATGCCGACCGGGCCCTGGAGGGGCTGGGTCAGCGGGCCGCCCGCCTGGAGCAGGAGAAGGCCGCCCTGGGAGCGCCGGACCCGATCCAGTTGGCGGCCAGCCAGGAAGCCCAGGCCCGGGCCGAGGAAGAACTGGCCATGCAGCAGGAGCGCCTGGCCGAACTGCAAGGCCGCCTGCCGGGTTTCGAGGCCCAGCTGCGCAGCGCCCGGGAACGGCTCCAGGCCGCCCACCGCCAGGCCACCGAGTCCCGCGCCCGGCGCGATGCCCTGGTGCAGCTACAGAAGCGGGTACAGCAGAGCGGCGATATCGGCGAATGGCTCCAGGCCCGGGGCCTGGCCGATGCCAAACCTCTGTGGCAGAGCCTCCAGGTGGAGCCCGGCTGGGAAACCGCTGTGGAAGCCGTATTGCGGGAGCGTCTGGCCGCTTTGGTCACCGATGGGGAAACCGCCCGCCAGGCCCTGGCCAGCCCGCCACCCACCATCGTTGCCCTGGCCCTGCCCGACGGTGCTCCCGCCTTGCCGCTGGCCGCCGAAGGCTTGCGCGCCAAGGTGCGCAGCGACGATTCCCGCTGGAGTTCCGTACTGGACGAATGGCTGGGTCAGGTGATGGTGGCCGAGGACCTGAATGTCCTGCCTACCCAGGCCTCGCCCTTCATCCAGTTCGTCAATCGTGCCGGCCATCTGCGCGGCGCCCATGGCCTGACCCTGTATGTGCCCGACGCCAAGACCCATGGCGTGATCGAGCGTCAGCGGGAGATCGAGGAGCTGGAAGCCGTCATCGAGGCGCGCCAGCAGGATGAGGATGCAGCCCGGGAATCCCAGCAGGAGGCGGAACGGCAACTGGCCGACACCCAGGCCGAGCTGGCCCAGACCCGGCGCGGCGAGCAGGAGTCCCGCCAGCGGGCCCACGCTGCCCAGGTGGAGGCCCTCAAGCTGGCCCAGGCCCAGGCCCGGTTCGAGGAGCGGGCGGCCCAGATCACCCGGGACCTGGAGGACATTCGTCGCCACGAGGATACCGAGCGGACGGCCCAGATGCGGGCCGAGGAAGGCGCGGCGCGCTGGGGCGAGCAACTGGAAGTGGCCCAGGAGCGCCTGGCCCGGGCCGGCGAGGTCCAGCGCCAGAAGGAAAACGCCCTGCGGGAGGCCCGCGCCCTGGAGCAGCAGTTGTCCCGGGAGGCCCAGGAGGCAGGCTTCTCCGAGCGGGAATGCATCTCCAAGCTGGAGGACAACGCCCGCAACGTCGAGATTGCCCAGACCCAGCTGGAACGGGTGGTGGGTGAGACCGTCCAGGCCCGGGAGGAGTTGGCGGGCATCAGTGACGATGTGCTGCTGGACCAGTTGCAGGCGGCACTCATCAATAAGCAGAGCCAGGAAGGTCTGCTGGCAGAGCGGCGCAACGGCATGGAAACCGTGGCCGCCGAACTGCGCGCCATGGACGAGCAACGCCTGCGCCTGGAGCAGGGGCTTACGCCGCTGCGGGACAAGATCAACGAACTCAAGCTCAAGCAGCAGGCGGCCCAGCTCAACGAGGAGCAGTACCAGCAGCGCCTGGTCGAGGCCAATGCCGACGAGGGGGCGCTGATTCCCGACCTGCTGCCGGGCCTGCGGGAAAGCACGATGCAGGGCGAGATCACCCGCCTGGGCAACGAGATCGAGGCCCTGGGGCCGGTGAACCTGGCGGCCCTGGAGGAACTGAATTCCGCCCGGGAGCGCAAGGGTTATCTGGATGCCCAGTCCGGCGACCTGCTGGAAGCCATCAACACCCTGGACGATGCCATCCGTCGCATCGATCGAGAGACACGGGAGCAGTTGCAGGAAACCTACGACACGGTGAATCGGCATTTCGGCACCCTGTTCCCCCAGTTGTTCGGCGGCGGCGAGGCCCGGCTGATCCTGACCGGAGACGAGATCCTCGATGCCGGCATCCAGATCATGGCCCAGCCCCCCGGCAAGAAGAACTCCACCATCCATCTGCTCTCCGGGGGCGAGAAAGCACTGACAGCCATCGCGCTGGTATTCGCCATGTTCCAGCTCAACCCTGCGCCCTTCTGCCTGCTGGACGAGGTGGATGCGCCCCTGGACGATTCCAACACCGCTCGATTCGCCGACATGGTCAAGCGCATGTCGGTGAGTACCCAGTTCATTTTCATTTCCCACAACAAGATCGCCATGGAAATGGCCCAGCAGTTGATCGGGGTCACCATGCAGGAACGGGGCGTGTCCCGGGTGGTGGAGGTGGATATGGAAGAAGCGTTGCGCATGACCGAGGAAAAGGCCGCCTGA
- a CDS encoding cell division protein ZipA C-terminal FtsZ-binding domain-containing protein encodes MMPNDFQLSLIAAGAAAVAAVWIFNLLQERRHRKAAERIFQGEQADALLGAEAETPEPEPVAQESVEEDAPADRVEPVIGELSDDSQVSSFKDDPRPAPMVLEVDEVLAVSERPFSGPAVVDSNEPDDGLHDPVVDVGVSIRFDDPLPAVRLWQILHGLVGKVSKPLGLIARGIGGWQAVPPQDDGSYQEFRGLLQLADRQGPLTEAELDLYVTSLEQVVSERGGMLFHFPQADVIHHAQALDEFCASVDIQVAVHVVNNNGIPGSKLRGLLEATGFQWRPDGLFHLVDEAGQSRITVANFDGAALVKDDIAGMTLLGVTFGLDVPRVADGPRVFDQLLATARRLAEAVDGTLVNDQRQPLADSVLATIRVKIAETQQQMADNQLPAGGRRALRLFV; translated from the coding sequence ATGATGCCGAATGATTTCCAGTTGAGTTTGATTGCTGCTGGCGCTGCTGCGGTGGCGGCGGTCTGGATTTTCAACCTGCTCCAGGAACGCAGGCACCGCAAGGCCGCCGAGCGCATCTTCCAGGGGGAGCAGGCCGATGCCCTGCTCGGTGCGGAGGCGGAGACGCCAGAGCCGGAACCGGTAGCGCAGGAATCCGTGGAGGAAGACGCGCCGGCGGACCGGGTCGAGCCCGTGATTGGCGAACTCTCCGATGACAGTCAGGTGTCATCCTTCAAAGATGACCCCAGGCCGGCGCCCATGGTGCTGGAAGTGGATGAGGTGCTGGCGGTATCCGAGCGGCCTTTCAGCGGACCAGCAGTGGTGGACAGCAACGAACCCGATGATGGGCTCCATGATCCTGTGGTGGATGTGGGGGTGAGCATCCGCTTCGATGACCCCCTGCCAGCCGTCCGCCTTTGGCAGATCCTGCACGGTCTGGTGGGAAAGGTGTCCAAGCCCCTGGGGCTGATTGCCCGGGGCATAGGCGGCTGGCAGGCTGTGCCGCCCCAGGACGATGGCAGCTACCAGGAGTTCCGGGGCCTGTTGCAGTTGGCGGACCGCCAGGGTCCACTGACCGAGGCGGAGCTGGACCTGTACGTGACCAGCCTGGAACAGGTGGTCAGTGAGCGGGGGGGGATGCTGTTCCATTTTCCCCAGGCCGATGTGATCCACCATGCCCAGGCTCTGGACGAATTCTGTGCCAGCGTGGATATCCAGGTGGCGGTCCATGTGGTCAATAACAACGGAATTCCCGGCAGCAAGTTGCGTGGCCTGCTGGAAGCCACCGGCTTCCAGTGGCGGCCGGACGGCTTGTTCCATCTGGTGGACGAAGCCGGTCAGTCCCGGATCACCGTGGCCAATTTCGACGGCGCCGCCCTGGTCAAGGATGACATTGCCGGCATGACCCTTCTGGGCGTCACCTTCGGCCTGGACGTGCCCCGGGTGGCAGACGGCCCCCGTGTCTTCGATCAGTTGCTGGCGACGGCCCGGCGTCTGGCCGAGGCCGTGGACGGCACCCTGGTGAATGACCAGCGTCAGCCCCTGGCGGATTCGGTGCTTGCCACCATCCGCGTCAAGATCGCCGAGACCCAGCAACAGATGGCGGACAACCAGTTGCCGGCCGGCGGCCGACGCGCCCTGCGTCTTTTCGTCTGA
- the ligA gene encoding NAD-dependent DNA ligase LigA codes for MNVAERARVLREEIERHNRSYYVLDSPTVPDAEYDKLFRELQDLEVSHPELRTPDSPTQRVGGAPLPAFGQVRHRIPMLSIRTETDTEASGAIAFDARIRRELGLGESDPPVEYAAELKFDGLAVNLRYEDGLLVQAATRGDGETGEDVTQNVRTIRQIPLRLIGQAPAVLEVRGEAFIRRPDFERYNERQRMQGKPALVNPRNGAAGSIRQLDPTLCAQRPLSFFAYGLGEVESWAQPETHGAVLDALSALGLPVCEHRAVVQGAEGLAAFHRNMGDRRDSLPFDIDGVVYKVNSLALQQRLGFVTREPRWAVAHKYPAQEMLTTVEAIEVQVGRTGAITPVARLAPVFVGGVTVTNATLHNFEEVERKDVRVGDTVIVRRAGDVIPEVVSVVLERRPMKDLFGGEPLHERFPMPTACPECASAIEKPEGEAIARCTGGLYCPAQRKQALLHFAGRRAMDIEGLGDKLVDQLVDDGLVHTAADLYVLSKEKLAGLERMADKSAQNLRDAIDRSRNTTLARFIFALGIRNVGEATAKDLARYFGGLDALLVASEEQLQQVPDVGPVVAASLAHFFAQPHNLEVIDLLRKAGVQWSEEEASAQVASAIAGKTFVLTGTLPTLSRDQAKELIEARGGKVSGSVSSKTHYVVAGAEAGSKLDKARALGLPLLDEAGLLALLAGS; via the coding sequence ATGAACGTGGCGGAGCGCGCCCGCGTCCTGCGGGAGGAAATCGAGCGCCACAACCGCTCTTACTACGTCCTCGACTCGCCCACGGTTCCCGATGCCGAGTACGACAAGCTGTTCCGCGAACTCCAGGACCTGGAGGTATCCCATCCTGAACTGCGGACGCCAGATTCACCGACGCAACGGGTGGGTGGCGCGCCTCTGCCCGCCTTCGGCCAGGTGCGGCACCGGATACCGATGCTCTCGATCCGCACCGAGACCGATACCGAGGCCAGCGGCGCCATCGCCTTCGATGCGCGTATCCGGCGGGAACTGGGACTGGGGGAGTCCGACCCGCCGGTGGAATACGCGGCGGAGCTCAAATTCGACGGCCTCGCCGTCAATCTGCGCTACGAGGACGGCCTGCTGGTTCAGGCCGCCACCCGGGGCGACGGCGAGACCGGCGAGGACGTGACCCAGAATGTCCGCACGATTCGCCAGATTCCCTTGCGACTGATCGGCCAGGCGCCTGCCGTCCTCGAAGTCCGGGGCGAGGCCTTTATTCGCCGGCCTGACTTCGAGCGCTACAACGAGCGCCAGCGGATGCAAGGCAAGCCAGCGCTGGTCAATCCCCGCAATGGCGCGGCAGGCAGCATCCGCCAGCTCGATCCGACGCTCTGCGCCCAGCGGCCCCTGTCGTTTTTTGCCTATGGTCTGGGGGAGGTGGAAAGCTGGGCACAGCCAGAAACCCATGGTGCCGTATTGGATGCCTTATCGGCTTTGGGGCTACCCGTCTGTGAGCATCGGGCGGTGGTGCAGGGGGCCGAGGGCCTGGCGGCCTTCCACCGGAACATGGGCGACCGCCGCGACAGTCTGCCTTTCGACATCGACGGCGTGGTGTACAAGGTCAATTCGCTGGCCCTGCAACAGCGCCTGGGTTTCGTCACACGGGAGCCTCGCTGGGCCGTGGCCCACAAGTATCCTGCCCAGGAGATGCTGACCACGGTGGAGGCCATCGAGGTGCAGGTGGGCCGCACCGGCGCCATCACTCCGGTGGCCCGGCTGGCCCCGGTCTTCGTCGGCGGCGTGACGGTGACCAACGCCACCCTGCACAACTTCGAGGAGGTGGAGCGCAAGGATGTCCGGGTCGGCGATACGGTGATCGTGCGCCGGGCCGGGGACGTGATTCCCGAAGTGGTGTCCGTGGTGCTGGAGCGGCGGCCCATGAAGGATCTCTTCGGCGGAGAACCCCTGCATGAGCGTTTTCCCATGCCCACGGCCTGCCCCGAGTGCGCTTCGGCCATCGAAAAACCCGAGGGAGAGGCCATCGCCCGCTGCACCGGGGGCCTTTACTGCCCGGCCCAGCGCAAGCAGGCCCTGCTGCATTTCGCCGGCCGCCGCGCCATGGACATTGAAGGCCTGGGAGACAAGCTGGTGGATCAACTGGTGGATGACGGACTGGTGCATACCGCCGCCGATCTCTATGTCCTGTCAAAGGAAAAGCTGGCAGGACTCGAACGCATGGCCGACAAGTCGGCGCAAAACCTGCGGGATGCCATCGACAGGAGCCGGAATACGACCCTGGCCCGCTTCATCTTCGCCCTGGGAATACGCAATGTGGGCGAGGCCACGGCCAAGGATCTGGCCCGCTATTTCGGCGGCCTGGATGCCCTGCTGGTTGCCAGCGAGGAACAACTGCAACAGGTGCCCGACGTGGGGCCAGTGGTGGCCGCCTCCCTGGCCCATTTCTTCGCCCAGCCCCATAACCTGGAAGTCATCGATTTGTTGCGGAAGGCCGGGGTGCAGTGGTCTGAGGAAGAGGCATCGGCCCAGGTGGCATCGGCCATCGCCGGCAAGACCTTCGTCCTCACCGGCACTCTGCCCACCCTGTCCCGGGACCAGGCCAAGGAGTTGATCGAGGCACGGGGCGGCAAGGTCTCCGGTTCCGTGTCGAGCAAGACCCATTACGTGGTGGCCGGCGCGGAAGCCGGCTCCAAGCTGGACAAGGCACGGGCGCTGGGACTGCCCCTGCTGGACGAGGCGGGCTTGCTGGCCCTGCTGGCGGGTTCATGA
- a CDS encoding sulfite exporter TauE/SafE family protein yields MTDFWLNPLAGLLVGALVGATGVGGGALMTPLLVLLLGVAPHTAVGTDLLYASLTKMFGVWVHGSQGRVDWQVVRRLSIGSLPAALATLVWMHLTDSAGIRQGAIIFALGVVLLLTAVAMASKPWLNRVGKTMRVTDPQHFKQFQPVLTVIAGALLGVMVALTSIGAGALGAVMLVFLYPLRLTPAKLVGTDLAHAIPLALLAGAGHMLLGNVDFTLLGSLLLGSIPGVWLGAHYGGLLPDVVLRNGIALILALVGLKMLG; encoded by the coding sequence ATGACTGATTTCTGGCTCAATCCCCTGGCGGGCCTGCTGGTGGGCGCCCTGGTCGGCGCCACTGGCGTCGGCGGCGGCGCCCTGATGACGCCGCTCCTGGTCTTGCTGCTGGGCGTTGCCCCCCATACGGCGGTGGGCACCGACCTGCTCTATGCTTCCCTGACCAAGATGTTCGGGGTCTGGGTCCATGGTTCCCAGGGAAGGGTGGATTGGCAGGTGGTGCGGAGGCTTTCCATCGGTAGCCTGCCCGCTGCCCTGGCGACCCTGGTCTGGATGCACCTGACGGATTCGGCCGGCATCCGCCAGGGGGCCATTATCTTCGCCCTCGGCGTGGTGTTGCTGCTGACCGCGGTCGCCATGGCCAGCAAGCCCTGGCTGAATCGGGTCGGAAAAACCATGCGGGTCACCGATCCGCAGCATTTCAAACAGTTCCAGCCGGTGCTGACGGTGATCGCCGGGGCGCTGCTGGGCGTCATGGTGGCCCTGACCTCCATCGGCGCCGGTGCCCTGGGGGCGGTGATGCTGGTATTTCTCTATCCCCTGCGCCTGACGCCGGCCAAGCTGGTGGGCACCGATCTGGCCCATGCCATCCCCCTGGCGCTGTTGGCGGGGGCGGGCCACATGCTGCTGGGCAACGTGGATTTCACCCTGCTGGGCTCCCTGTTGCTGGGCTCCATTCCCGGCGTCTGGCTGGGCGCCCACTACGGGGGTCTCCTGCCGGATGTCGTGCTGCGCAATGGCATTGCCCTGATCCTGGCCCTGGTGGGCCTTAAAATGTTGGGCTGA
- the galU gene encoding UTP--glucose-1-phosphate uridylyltransferase GalU: MKRVTKAVFPVAGLGTRFLPATKASPKEMMPIVDKPLIQYAVEEAVAAGITDMIFVTGRSKRAIEDHFDKAYELENELELRGKTELLEFVREMMPRNINCIYIRQAEALGLGHAVLCARPVINDEPFAVLLADDLLDGEPPVLRQMVDTYDYYRCSVLGVQDVPRSETKSYGIVAAHPLADRIEQITAIVEKPKPEDAPSTLAVVGRYVLTPRIFHHLENVTPGSGGEIQLTDGIAALLKEEQVLAHRYQGTRYDCGSKLGYLQAMVEFGLRHPEVGADFRRYLESR; this comes from the coding sequence ATGAAACGCGTGACGAAAGCCGTATTTCCCGTGGCCGGCCTGGGAACCCGCTTCCTGCCGGCCACCAAGGCCAGCCCCAAGGAAATGATGCCCATCGTGGACAAGCCCCTGATCCAGTATGCGGTGGAGGAGGCGGTGGCGGCGGGTATCACCGACATGATCTTCGTCACCGGCCGCAGCAAGCGGGCCATCGAGGACCATTTCGACAAGGCCTACGAACTGGAGAACGAGCTGGAACTGCGGGGCAAGACCGAGTTGCTGGAGTTCGTGCGGGAGATGATGCCGAGGAACATCAACTGCATCTACATCCGCCAGGCCGAGGCCCTGGGCTTGGGCCATGCGGTGCTCTGCGCCAGGCCGGTGATCAACGACGAGCCCTTTGCCGTGCTGCTGGCCGACGACCTGCTGGATGGCGAGCCGCCGGTGCTGCGCCAGATGGTGGATACCTACGACTACTACCGCTGCTCGGTGCTGGGGGTGCAGGACGTGCCCCGATCCGAGACCAAGAGCTATGGCATTGTCGCTGCCCATCCCCTGGCGGATCGCATCGAGCAGATTACCGCCATTGTCGAGAAGCCCAAGCCTGAGGATGCCCCCTCCACCCTGGCGGTGGTGGGGCGCTATGTGCTGACGCCCCGCATTTTCCATCACCTGGAGAATGTCACGCCGGGTTCCGGCGGCGAGATCCAGCTCACCGACGGCATCGCCGCCCTGTTGAAGGAAGAGCAGGTGCTGGCCCATCGCTACCAGGGAACACGCTACGATTGTGGCTCCAAGCTGGGTTACCTCCAGGCCATGGTGGAATTCGGTCTGCGCCACCCCGAGGTGGGAGCCGACTTCCGGCGCTATCTGGAGTCCCGCTGA
- a CDS encoding hypoxanthine-guanine phosphoribosyltransferase, with the protein MMRRQQAWQILEEADQIVSAAEVAQAVSRIAGEIGERLGEAYPLVLAVMGGATIFAGNLLPQLRFPLDYDYLHATRYGDATTGGELAWVVEPRADVVGRIVLLVDDILDEGITLAAIKERLLAQGAARVWTAVFADKDIGRAKPITADFVGLTLPNRYVFGFGMDVSGAWRNLPAIYALKGK; encoded by the coding sequence ATGATGCGGCGGCAGCAGGCCTGGCAGATCCTGGAGGAGGCGGATCAGATCGTCTCCGCCGCCGAGGTTGCCCAGGCCGTATCCCGAATCGCCGGGGAGATCGGCGAGCGACTGGGGGAGGCGTATCCCCTGGTGCTGGCGGTGATGGGGGGGGCGACCATCTTTGCCGGCAACCTGCTGCCCCAGTTGCGCTTTCCCCTGGACTACGACTACCTCCACGCCACCCGCTACGGCGATGCCACCACTGGCGGCGAACTGGCCTGGGTGGTGGAACCCCGGGCCGACGTGGTGGGGCGCATTGTGCTGCTGGTGGACGACATTCTGGACGAGGGCATCACCCTGGCGGCGATCAAGGAGCGGCTACTGGCCCAGGGCGCGGCCCGGGTGTGGACCGCGGTCTTCGCCGACAAGGACATCGGCCGGGCCAAGCCCATCACGGCCGATTTTGTCGGCCTCACCCTGCCCAATCGTTATGTGTTCGGCTTCGGCATGGATGTGAGCGGTGCTTGGCGCAATCTGCCGGCGATTTATGCGCTGAAGGGGAAGTGA